In one Deinococcus reticulitermitis genomic region, the following are encoded:
- the hflX gene encoding GTPase HflX, producing the protein MHGNLSGLRPAQKKALENLYRRRIEPGRLGSPELARNLAELSHDVRREVGVVIDRRGRVISVSVADAKGTEFPDLRMGENRLAGFHLLHAHPRGGALSKGDLSTLFLKRLDAVAAIEVQEGGRPGLVHAAHLTPPGTVGEEEDWRLLPPAQPFEIDEFDLGAQVSALEEEIARAARTRESKKDRERALLVQIDQGEFDAEERLAELGELARTAGAEVVYKELIYRRNLKPGTLVGAGKLEELTSKAYHLDADLLIFGQELGPAQAREIEAATGLKVIDRTQLILDIFALHAQGVESRLQVELAQLRYMKPRLLGAGAQLSRIGGSGGSAAGGAIGTRGPGETKLELDRRRINDRLSFLEKQLEGVANRREERRKSRERNDVPVISIVGYTNAGKSTLLNAFTHAAEEPRRVLAENKLFATLRPTSRQGFIPGIGQVIFTDTVGFIRDLPKDLTRAFRSTLEEIGDADVLLHVLDAAAPGADTRYEAVNRILEELGFRDLPTVVALNKADQAQPDLLEREVERTGGVPVSALKNLGLTELKDALGDAVAQVQRQDLARQEEARVLAAQYR; encoded by the coding sequence GTGCATGGCAACCTCTCCGGCCTGCGCCCCGCGCAGAAAAAAGCTCTAGAAAACCTGTATCGCCGCCGCATCGAGCCCGGGCGCCTCGGATCGCCGGAACTCGCGCGCAACCTCGCCGAGCTCTCACATGACGTTCGGCGCGAAGTCGGCGTCGTGATCGACCGCCGAGGCCGCGTGATCTCGGTAAGCGTCGCCGACGCGAAAGGGACCGAGTTTCCTGACCTCCGTATGGGCGAAAACCGCCTGGCTGGCTTCCACCTCCTGCACGCCCACCCGCGCGGCGGCGCGCTCTCGAAAGGCGACCTCTCGACCCTCTTCCTCAAGCGCCTTGACGCGGTGGCCGCCATCGAGGTGCAGGAAGGCGGGCGCCCCGGCCTCGTGCATGCCGCGCACCTGACCCCGCCCGGCACGGTGGGCGAGGAAGAGGACTGGCGCCTGCTGCCCCCGGCACAGCCCTTCGAGATCGACGAATTTGACCTCGGCGCGCAGGTGTCGGCGCTGGAGGAAGAAATCGCCCGCGCCGCCCGCACCCGCGAGTCCAAAAAGGACCGGGAGCGCGCTCTGCTCGTCCAGATCGACCAGGGCGAGTTCGACGCCGAGGAGCGTCTGGCCGAACTCGGCGAACTCGCCCGTACTGCCGGCGCGGAAGTCGTCTACAAGGAGCTGATCTACCGCCGCAACCTCAAGCCCGGCACCCTCGTCGGAGCGGGCAAACTCGAAGAGCTCACGAGCAAGGCGTATCACCTCGACGCCGACCTCCTGATTTTCGGGCAGGAACTCGGGCCGGCCCAGGCGCGCGAGATCGAGGCCGCGACCGGGCTCAAGGTGATCGACCGCACCCAGCTGATCCTCGATATCTTCGCGCTGCACGCGCAGGGCGTCGAGTCGCGGCTGCAAGTCGAGCTCGCGCAGCTGCGCTACATGAAGCCCCGGCTGCTCGGCGCGGGCGCGCAGCTCTCGCGCATCGGGGGCAGTGGGGGCAGCGCGGCTGGGGGCGCCATCGGCACGCGCGGTCCCGGCGAGACGAAGCTGGAGCTCGACCGCCGGCGCATCAACGACCGCCTGAGCTTCCTGGAAAAGCAGCTGGAGGGGGTGGCCAACCGCCGCGAGGAGCGCCGCAAGAGCCGCGAGCGCAACGACGTGCCGGTGATCTCGATTGTCGGCTACACCAACGCGGGCAAGTCCACGCTGCTCAATGCCTTTACCCACGCCGCCGAGGAGCCCCGGCGCGTGCTCGCCGAGAACAAACTCTTCGCCACGCTGCGCCCGACGAGCCGCCAGGGCTTCATCCCCGGCATCGGCCAGGTGATCTTCACCGACACGGTGGGCTTTATCCGTGACCTGCCCAAAGACCTGACTCGGGCCTTCCGCTCGACGCTGGAGGAAATCGGTGACGCCGACGTGCTGCTGCATGTGCTGGACGCTGCCGCTCCGGGCGCTGACACCCGCTATGAGGCAGTCAACCGCATCCTCGAAGAACTCGGCTTCCGTGATCTCCCCACCGTCGTCGCGCTGAACAAGGCCGATCAGGCGCAGCCCGACCTGCTGGAGCGCGAGGTGGAGCGCACGGGCGGCGTGCCGGTCAGCGCCCTGAAAAACCTCGGCCTGACCGAGCTGAAAGACGC